AGGCACGCAATGCTCATGTACAAAAATACACTGCGCTTGCTCGCCTGCTCTCGCCTTGCCTGACTCTAGCTCGCTCGCCCTTCCTCTGGTGCGGGCAGCGGCCACAGGCAGTCACAGACTTTCATGAGGGCATAACATGCTGCTCAACCTGTTCAACGAAATGCGCGCGGCCAAGGTGCCGGTGTCGGTGCGCGAGCTGCTCGACCTGATCAACGCGCTCAAGCACAACGTCGTGTTCGCCGACATGGACGAGTTCTATTACCTGGCGCGCGCGATTCTGGTGAAGGACGAACGTCACTTCGACAAGTTCGACCGGGCCTTCGGTGCCTACTTCAAGGGTCTGGAAAACCTCAACGAACATATCGAGGCGATGATCCCCGAAGAGTGGCTGCGCAAGGAATTCGAACGCCTGCTGAGCGAAGAGGAAAAGGCGCAGATCCAGAGCCTCGGTGGTCTGGACAAGCTGATCGAGGAGTTCAAGAAACGCCTCGAGGAGCAGAAGGAAAAGCACGCCGGCGGCAACAAGTGGATCGGTACCGGCGGCACCAGCCCGTTCGGTTCCGGCGGCTACAACCCGGAAGGCATTCGCGTCGGCGATGCCGGCAAGCGCCAGGGCAAGGCCGCCAAGGTGTGGGATCAGCGCGAATACAAGAACCTCGACGATCAGGTCGAACTGGGCACGCGCAACATCAAGGTCGCCCTGCGCCGCCTGCGCAAGTTCGCCCGTGAAGGCGCGGCCGAAGAGCTCGATCTCGACGGCACCATCGACCACACCGCGAAGGACGGCGGTCTGCTCAATATCCAGATGCGCCCGGAGCGACGCAACACGGTCAAGCTCCTGCTGCTGCTGGACATCGGCGGTTCGATGGACGCCCACGTCAAGGTCTGCGAGGAACTGTTCAGTGCCTGCAAGACCGAGTTCAAGCATCTGGAGTATTTCTACTTCCACAACTTCATCTATGAGAGCGTGTGGAAGAACAACATGCGCCGCACCAGCGAACGCACCTCGACCCTGGACCTGCTGCACAAGTACGGCGCCGACTACAAGGTGGTGTTCGTCGGTGATGCGGCCATGGCGCCCTACGAAATCACCCAGGCCGGTGGCAGCGTCGAGCACTGGAACGAGGAAGCCGGCTACGTCTGGATGAAGCGCTTCACCGAGAAATTCAAGAAGATCATCTGGATCAACCCCTACCCCAAGGACACTTGGAACTACACCGCTTCCACCGGTCTGGTACGCGAGCTGATCGAAGACCGCATGTACCCGCTGACCCTGCAGGGCCTGGAAGAAGGCATGAAGTACCTGTCCAAGTAAGACGTTCAGCCGCAACGAAAAACGCCGCGAACCCTGCAAAGGATTCGCGGCGTTCTTGTAGCCCGGATGCAATCCGGGGGCGCCATGACAAGCCCCCGGATTACATCCGAGCGACGTAAGACTCGAACTCAGCGCTTGTCGTCGTCCGGCTTGTTCAAGTCCATCACCGTCTGCGCCGGGGTCTGCAGTGGCTCTTCGGGCTTGCTCTCGGCAGTGGCTACTGGCGCTTGCGGCGCACTTACCGCTTCGCTGGGCTCGTCCTTCTTGCGCAGCCCGATACGCTTGAACAGCCAGCCAAACAGCACCACCGGAATGAACCAGAACTTCTTCAACAGCACCAGCAGCATGGCCAGCAGACCGGTCTTGGCCGCCACCTTGCCGGCGACCAGGGCGCCCAGACCGTAGGCTGCCACGGTGTCCAGATCCGGATCGAACTCGGCATAGCGCTGACCGGGATTGAAGTCGGTCGCTGCCAGCACGGCCGGCACGTTGGCCTCGATTTCCGCCAACTGGTCCATGTTGGCGACGAAATTCAGCACCAGCACCCCCTTACGGCCCAACACGCGGATGTTGTAGTTCAGCGTGTTGGTTTCGCTGTCGCCGAACTTCAGTTCCTTGGCCCAGTGCAGCTTCTTGCCTTCGGCATCGTAGCGCGGCTCGGCCGCCCAGCCGACCAGCTGTACGGGCTCGTAACCGTTCTCTTCGCGCCAGATATTGGCCTCGTGCATATCGGCCTGCATATCCTTGAGCATGTCGCCGTAGTCGATGTCGGCGGCGTCCTCGTCGGACACATAACCGCTGTCTTCGTACTCGACGGTCACGCCCCAGGATTCGTCGGCCAGCGGCGATATTCCGGCCGGCAGGATCATGCCCAGCGGCAGCACATCGTCCGGTGGGTTGCCCCAGCCGTCGACCAGCAGACGCTGGGTATTCTCGCCATCGAGGAACACCAGCGAATCTGGAAGATCGAGGGTGGCCAGATCGTTACCAAGCACCACTCGCCCGGTCCTGACCTCCAGGCTGGCGACGAACTCTTCGGGGCTGATGTATTGCGCGGAATCATCGTCCTCGACGAAGTCCTCGCCGAACGCGGCGCTTTCGGACTCGGGTTCAGGATTGGCGTATGCAGACG
The sequence above is drawn from the Pseudomonas sp. Z8(2022) genome and encodes:
- a CDS encoding vWA domain-containing protein; translated protein: MLLNLFNEMRAAKVPVSVRELLDLINALKHNVVFADMDEFYYLARAILVKDERHFDKFDRAFGAYFKGLENLNEHIEAMIPEEWLRKEFERLLSEEEKAQIQSLGGLDKLIEEFKKRLEEQKEKHAGGNKWIGTGGTSPFGSGGYNPEGIRVGDAGKRQGKAAKVWDQREYKNLDDQVELGTRNIKVALRRLRKFAREGAAEELDLDGTIDHTAKDGGLLNIQMRPERRNTVKLLLLLDIGGSMDAHVKVCEELFSACKTEFKHLEYFYFHNFIYESVWKNNMRRTSERTSTLDLLHKYGADYKVVFVGDAAMAPYEITQAGGSVEHWNEEAGYVWMKRFTEKFKKIIWINPYPKDTWNYTASTGLVRELIEDRMYPLTLQGLEEGMKYLSK
- a CDS encoding DUF2167 domain-containing protein, translated to MSIKDSILAAALAAVLPFTSAYANPEPESESAAFGEDFVEDDDSAQYISPEEFVASLEVRTGRVVLGNDLATLDLPDSLVFLDGENTQRLLVDGWGNPPDDVLPLGMILPAGISPLADESWGVTVEYEDSGYVSDEDAADIDYGDMLKDMQADMHEANIWREENGYEPVQLVGWAAEPRYDAEGKKLHWAKELKFGDSETNTLNYNIRVLGRKGVLVLNFVANMDQLAEIEANVPAVLAATDFNPGQRYAEFDPDLDTVAAYGLGALVAGKVAAKTGLLAMLLVLLKKFWFIPVVLFGWLFKRIGLRKKDEPSEAVSAPQAPVATAESKPEEPLQTPAQTVMDLNKPDDDKR